CAGCGTCGTGTACAGTTCTGCGCGCGCGAGTTCGGCATCGGCGATGCCCTGCTGCTTCTCGGTCAGGTTCATCGCCAGTTCCCCTCTGCTCCGGCTTGCGGCATGCGCTGCGGCGACGAACGCGGCACCGACGGCTCCGCGTTGACGCGCACCTCGCTCATCGCGGCCAGATCGTGCCCGACCCGATCGAGGGTCTCCTCGGGGACGGGGTTGCCACGGCGGATCAGCGCGATGCCCGCGAAGATCGCCGCAGCCGCGAGCAGCAGCAGGCCTGCCGCGACGACGAGCGCGGCGAGCCACCACGGCCAGACGAGCGCGAGCGCCGCGATCGCCGCGATCACGAGCGCCTCGAGCATGAAGAACAGGAAGAACAGTGCGATGACGATGGATCCCGCACCGATCCCCGCCTTTTTGGCCTTGGAGACGATCTCGCGCTTGGCGTTGTCGTACTCGACCTTCGCGAGGGTGACGATCTGCTGCGGCAGCTGCGTGAGTAGCTCGAAGGTGCCCGGCTGATCCTTCTTCCGGCTCATGCGGTGCCGCCCTCCGTGACGGTGACGTCGTCCGCGCCGCCGGTGCGCGCCGTCACCGGCGTGCCGGACTCGGCGGGGGACGACGACGTCGATGCTGAGGATTTCCCGGCAGCGGACTTCGCGGCAGCGGACTTCGCGGCAGCTGGCTTGGTGGGGGCCTGACGAACCGGAGCGGGCCGCGCGGGCGCCGCGTCGTCTGCGACCTTCGTGAATGCGGCGAATGCGTCCTTGCCCGCGCGCACGACCGACGCCTTCAGCTCATCGACCTTGCCCTGCGCCGCGTCGCGAACCGCGCCGACACCGCGCTGCACGGGCTCCGTGTTCCAGACGTTCTGCGCGCCGCGCTTGATCTGCTCGTAACGCTCGCGCCCGGCGCGAGTTCCGAGCACGTATCCGACAGCCGCGCCGAGCACGAATGCGATCTTGCCCTTCATGTTGCCTCCCGCATCGATGGCGATTCCTCGTTTCACACCAGCCTACTCCCGTCTCCGGGCGACTTACATACTCGGTGGGCTATATACCGGCTTCCGCGCGCGGATCCGCCCCGGATCCGCGGGAATCCCGCGGGTGACGGCTACTCCGTAATGCCTGTGAGTCTGCGCCGCAACCCGGTTGACACCATCCGGGCGTCCGCGATGGCGTCGGCGAGATCACCCGCGAACAAGGCGGCGCCGACGATCACCAGCGATGGCTCGGCCTCTCGCAGCGCCTCGCGCGCGGCGGTCTCGACGTCTCGGCGTTCGAGCGAGCAG
Above is a genomic segment from Leucobacter rhizosphaerae containing:
- a CDS encoding phage holin family protein, which gives rise to MSRKKDQPGTFELLTQLPQQIVTLAKVEYDNAKREIVSKAKKAGIGAGSIVIALFFLFFMLEALVIAAIAALALVWPWWLAALVVAAGLLLLAAAAIFAGIALIRRGNPVPEETLDRVGHDLAAMSEVRVNAEPSVPRSSPQRMPQAGAEGNWR
- a CDS encoding YtxH domain-containing protein, whose product is MKRGIAIDAGGNMKGKIAFVLGAAVGYVLGTRAGRERYEQIKRGAQNVWNTEPVQRGVGAVRDAAQGKVDELKASVVRAGKDAFAAFTKVADDAAPARPAPVRQAPTKPAAAKSAAAKSAAGKSSASTSSSPAESGTPVTARTGGADDVTVTEGGTA